The following proteins come from a genomic window of Yinghuangia sp. ASG 101:
- a CDS encoding heavy metal translocating P-type ATPase, translating to MPRTLTAPAPSPPARTAVPPPRRTRVLAAAEARRAAAATASFLLALALHLAGAPPWTWLPLYAAAYLAGGWEPARAGLRALRAKTLDVDLLMIVAALGAAAIGQVMDGALLIVIFATSGAVEALATARTEDAVRGLLDLAPATANRLRADGTEETVATAELAVGDVILVRPGERIGADGRVLDGAGEVDQATITGEPLPVAKHPGDEVFAGTLNGAGALRVAVQRDASDSVIARIVAMVEEACETKAATQLLVERIERRYSVGIVVATLAVFAIPLAFGAALSGALLRAMTFMIVASPCAVVLATMPPLLSALANAGRHGVLVKSAAVMERLGRVDAVALDKTGTLTEGTPRVTDIRVLPGSGLTEDDLLGWAAAAELPSEHPLARAVVDAARRRGLEPDAAEDFASAPGVGVTASVGGRTVAVGAPARVLPSDGGPLTRRAAEAAGELEALGRTAAVVVLNGVPAGVLGVADRPRPDAAATVAALTALTGTAPTLLTGDNPRAAARLAAEVGVTDVRAGLLPQDKVAAVRAREAAGHAVLVVGDGVNDAPALAAAHTGVAMGRAGSDLALETADVVVVRDELATIPRAIALSRAARRLVLQNLVIAGVFITALVLWDLLGHLPLPIGVLGHEGSTVIVGLNGLRLLRESAWTRAGTAGPPSATR from the coding sequence ATGCCCCGAACCCTCACCGCGCCCGCGCCGTCGCCGCCCGCCCGCACGGCCGTGCCTCCCCCGCGCCGCACCCGCGTTCTCGCGGCGGCCGAGGCGCGGCGGGCCGCCGCGGCCACGGCCTCGTTCCTGCTCGCGCTGGCCCTGCACCTGGCCGGTGCGCCGCCGTGGACCTGGCTGCCCCTCTACGCCGCCGCCTACCTCGCGGGCGGCTGGGAGCCGGCCCGGGCCGGGCTGCGGGCGCTGCGCGCGAAGACCCTCGACGTCGACCTGCTGATGATCGTCGCGGCCCTCGGCGCCGCCGCGATCGGCCAGGTCATGGACGGCGCGCTGCTGATCGTCATCTTCGCGACGTCCGGCGCGGTGGAGGCGCTGGCGACGGCCCGCACCGAGGACGCCGTACGCGGCCTGCTCGACCTGGCCCCCGCCACCGCGAACCGGCTGCGCGCCGACGGCACCGAAGAGACCGTCGCCACCGCGGAGTTGGCGGTCGGCGACGTCATCCTGGTGCGGCCCGGCGAGCGGATCGGCGCGGACGGGCGCGTGCTGGACGGCGCCGGCGAGGTCGACCAGGCCACGATCACCGGAGAACCGCTGCCGGTCGCCAAACACCCCGGCGACGAGGTCTTCGCGGGCACCTTGAACGGCGCGGGCGCCCTGCGGGTCGCGGTGCAGCGGGACGCGTCCGACTCGGTGATCGCGCGGATCGTCGCGATGGTCGAGGAGGCGTGCGAGACGAAGGCGGCCACGCAGTTGCTCGTCGAGAGGATCGAGCGGCGCTACTCGGTGGGCATCGTCGTCGCCACACTCGCGGTGTTCGCGATCCCGCTCGCCTTCGGCGCGGCCCTGTCCGGGGCGCTGCTGCGCGCGATGACCTTCATGATCGTCGCGTCGCCCTGTGCGGTCGTCCTGGCCACGATGCCGCCGCTGCTGTCCGCGCTCGCGAACGCCGGGCGGCACGGCGTCCTGGTCAAGTCCGCGGCGGTGATGGAGCGCCTGGGCCGGGTGGACGCGGTCGCCCTGGACAAAACGGGCACACTCACCGAGGGCACGCCGCGCGTCACCGACATCCGCGTGCTCCCCGGGTCGGGACTCACCGAGGACGACCTCCTCGGATGGGCCGCCGCGGCGGAACTCCCCAGCGAACACCCGCTCGCCCGCGCCGTCGTGGACGCGGCCCGCCGCCGCGGCCTGGAGCCGGACGCCGCCGAGGACTTCGCGTCCGCACCGGGCGTCGGCGTCACCGCGTCGGTCGGCGGCCGGACGGTCGCGGTCGGCGCGCCCGCCCGCGTCCTCCCCTCGGACGGCGGCCCGCTCACCCGGCGGGCGGCCGAGGCCGCCGGGGAGTTGGAGGCGCTCGGCCGCACGGCGGCGGTGGTCGTGCTGAACGGCGTCCCGGCCGGTGTGCTCGGTGTCGCGGACCGGCCGCGCCCGGACGCCGCCGCGACCGTGGCGGCACTGACCGCGCTGACCGGCACCGCGCCGACGCTGCTGACCGGCGACAACCCGCGCGCCGCCGCGCGCCTCGCCGCCGAGGTCGGCGTCACGGACGTCCGCGCGGGGCTGCTGCCGCAGGACAAGGTCGCCGCCGTGCGCGCCCGAGAGGCCGCCGGGCACGCGGTGCTGGTGGTCGGCGACGGCGTCAACGACGCCCCCGCCCTGGCCGCCGCGCACACCGGCGTCGCGATGGGCCGTGCGGGATCGGATCTCGCCCTGGAGACCGCCGACGTGGTCGTCGTCCGCGACGAACTCGCCACCATCCCGCGCGCGATCGCGCTGTCCCGCGCCGCCCGGCGGCTCGTACTCCAAAACCTGGTGATCGCGGGGGTGTTCATCACCGCGCTGGTCCTGTGGGACCTGCTCGGCCACCTCCCCCTCCCCATCGGCGTGCTCGGCCACGAGGGTTCCACCGTCATCGTCGGCCTCAACGGCCTGCGCCTCCTGCGCGAAAGCGCGTGGACCCGCGCGGGAACGGCCGGCCCGCCGTCGGCCACCCGCTAG